The proteins below come from a single Kitasatospora sp. NBC_00315 genomic window:
- a CDS encoding cytochrome P450 has translation MTAPQAARARSRRLPPGPARSGTLGLLARMARDRLSVMTSASLRYGDAVRLPLGPKTLFFFNHPDHAKRVLADNAANYHKGIGLVHARRALGDGLLTSEGDLWRSQRKVIQPVFQARRINRQTEAIAEEAAKLVARLRARAGTGPVDIRAEMTGLTLGILGRTLLDADLSAYESIGESFEVVQDQAIFEMMSLSAVPSWLPLPQQRRFRGARADLERIVANLAAERSAHPGGDGDDVLSRLIEATADEPDEAVRRRRMRDELVTLLLAGHETTASTLSWTFHLLDQHPLVWERLHAEVVEVLGDRQPTAEDLHRLTYTSMVIEEVMRLYPPVWILPRKAQREDEIGGFHVPAGAEVLICPYTLHRHPGFWEAPDRFDPERFAPGRAGGRHRYSYIPFGAGPRFCVGNNLGLLEATVVIAAVVRELRLAKAPGFVVRPEPMLTLRVRGGLPMTVHPVG, from the coding sequence ATGACGGCGCCCCAGGCCGCGCGGGCACGCTCCCGGCGGCTGCCGCCGGGCCCGGCCCGGAGCGGCACGCTCGGCCTGCTGGCCCGGATGGCCCGCGACCGGCTCTCGGTGATGACCTCCGCCTCGTTGCGCTACGGCGACGCGGTGCGGCTGCCTCTCGGCCCCAAGACGCTGTTCTTCTTCAACCACCCGGACCACGCCAAGCGCGTGCTCGCCGACAACGCCGCCAACTACCACAAGGGCATCGGCCTGGTGCACGCCCGCCGGGCCCTCGGCGACGGCCTGCTGACCAGCGAGGGCGACCTCTGGCGCAGCCAGCGCAAGGTGATCCAGCCGGTCTTCCAGGCCAGGCGGATCAACCGGCAGACCGAGGCCATCGCCGAGGAGGCGGCGAAGCTGGTCGCCCGTCTGCGGGCCCGGGCCGGCACCGGACCGGTCGACATCCGGGCCGAGATGACCGGGCTGACCCTCGGCATCCTCGGCCGGACCCTGCTGGACGCCGACTTGAGCGCCTACGAGTCGATCGGCGAGTCCTTCGAGGTCGTCCAGGACCAGGCGATCTTCGAGATGATGTCGCTGAGCGCCGTGCCGTCCTGGCTGCCGCTGCCGCAGCAGCGCCGCTTCCGCGGGGCCAGGGCCGACCTGGAGCGCATCGTCGCCAACCTGGCGGCGGAGCGCTCCGCGCACCCCGGCGGGGACGGCGACGACGTGCTCTCCCGGCTGATCGAGGCCACCGCGGACGAACCCGACGAGGCGGTGCGCCGCCGGCGGATGCGCGACGAACTCGTCACCCTGCTGCTGGCCGGCCACGAGACCACCGCCTCGACGCTGAGCTGGACCTTCCACCTGCTCGACCAGCACCCGCTGGTGTGGGAGAGGCTGCACGCGGAGGTGGTCGAGGTGCTGGGGGACCGGCAGCCGACCGCCGAGGACCTGCACCGGCTGACCTACACCTCGATGGTGATCGAGGAGGTGATGCGGCTCTACCCGCCGGTGTGGATCCTGCCGCGCAAGGCGCAGCGGGAGGACGAGATCGGCGGCTTCCACGTGCCGGCCGGCGCCGAGGTGCTGATCTGCCCGTACACGCTGCACCGCCACCCCGGTTTCTGGGAGGCGCCGGACCGCTTCGACCCGGAGCGCTTCGCCCCGGGCCGGGCCGGCGGGCGGCACCGGTACAGCTACATCCCGTTCGGCGCCGGTCCCCGGTTCTGCGTGGGCAACAACCTCGGCCTGCTGGAGGCCACGGTGGTGATCGCCGCCGTGGTCCGTGAGCTGCGACTGGCGAAGGCCCCCGGATTCGTGGTGCGACCCGAGCCGATGCTCACCCTGCGGGTGCGGGGCGGGCTGCCGATGACGGTCCATCCGGTCGGCTGA
- a CDS encoding acyl-CoA thioesterase, protein MLPYFEIRHLVGFEETNLVGNVYYVNYLRWQGRCREMFLRELAPEVLADVRADLKLFTLKVDCEFFAEITAFDELSIRMRLEDLTQTQVGFTFDYVRLDQDGSEVLVARGRQRVACMRGPNNDTRPTRVPEPLRRALEPYATSRPAGAGRAQQPVPVTSEA, encoded by the coding sequence ATGCTCCCCTACTTCGAGATCCGTCACCTCGTCGGGTTCGAGGAGACCAACCTGGTGGGCAACGTCTACTACGTCAACTACCTGCGGTGGCAGGGCCGGTGCCGGGAGATGTTCCTGCGGGAGCTGGCTCCCGAGGTGCTGGCGGACGTCCGCGCGGATCTGAAGCTGTTCACCCTCAAGGTGGACTGCGAGTTCTTCGCGGAGATCACCGCCTTCGACGAGCTGTCGATCCGGATGCGGTTGGAGGACCTGACGCAGACCCAGGTCGGCTTCACCTTCGACTACGTCCGGCTGGACCAGGACGGCTCCGAGGTGCTGGTGGCCCGGGGCCGGCAGCGGGTCGCGTGCATGCGGGGCCCGAACAACGACACCCGCCCGACCCGCGTCCCGGAACCGCTGCGCCGCGCCCTGGAGCCGTACGCGACCTCCCGGCCGGCCGGCGCGGGGCGGGCCCAGCAGCCCGTTCCCGTCACGAGCGAGGCGTAG
- a CDS encoding DUF1702 family protein, producing MAGSWRALRSRILTPDRSATRLSVRGFHEKSPAARELLETVGGTFLTGYSYVMEERTVADAEERLERIPEQFRGFGYEGAAMACAMLDGLRFGNGCKVADLLAGRGRHHSYMVYVGVGWAMARLPRFRWAAISPQDPLLRWLALDGYGFHQAYFRTAKYVHEQYREADFRWPPGNPDRYADRAIDQGIGRATWFVGGSAPEVVADLLDRFPEHRRADLYSGAGLAATYAGGGDEAELAVFWKRAGKYRAQVSQASAFAATARVEAGLVIPHTELAARFFCDLTPAEAAVLCDEARADRPVDGAVPAYEVWRERIAERLAGRGGVSA from the coding sequence ATGGCGGGTTCTTGGCGTGCGCTCAGGAGTCGGATTCTCACCCCTGACCGATCGGCCACCAGACTCTCGGTGCGGGGATTCCACGAGAAATCCCCGGCAGCCCGGGAACTCCTCGAAACCGTCGGTGGGACGTTTCTCACCGGTTATTCGTACGTGATGGAGGAACGCACCGTCGCCGACGCCGAGGAGCGCCTGGAGCGGATTCCCGAGCAGTTCCGGGGATTCGGCTACGAAGGTGCGGCGATGGCCTGCGCGATGCTGGACGGCCTCCGGTTCGGCAACGGCTGCAAGGTGGCCGACCTGCTCGCGGGCCGCGGCCGCCACCACAGCTACATGGTCTACGTCGGCGTCGGCTGGGCGATGGCCCGGCTGCCGAGGTTCCGCTGGGCGGCGATCAGCCCCCAGGACCCCCTGCTGCGCTGGCTGGCACTGGACGGGTACGGGTTCCACCAGGCGTACTTCCGGACCGCCAAGTACGTCCACGAGCAGTACCGGGAGGCGGACTTCCGTTGGCCGCCCGGCAACCCGGACCGCTACGCGGACCGGGCGATCGACCAGGGCATCGGGCGCGCCACCTGGTTCGTCGGAGGCTCCGCCCCCGAGGTCGTGGCCGATCTGCTCGACCGCTTCCCCGAGCACCGCAGGGCCGACCTGTACAGCGGCGCGGGACTCGCCGCGACCTACGCCGGCGGCGGCGACGAGGCCGAGCTCGCCGTCTTCTGGAAGCGCGCCGGGAAGTACCGCGCGCAGGTCTCCCAGGCCTCCGCCTTCGCCGCCACCGCACGCGTGGAGGCCGGTCTGGTCATCCCGCACACCGAGCTGGCCGCCCGGTTCTTCTGCGACCTGACGCCCGCCGAGGCGGCGGTGCTGTGCGACGAGGCCCGGGCCGACCGCCCGGTCGACGGCGCGGTGCCCGCGTACGAGGTGTGGCGCGAGCGGATCGCGGAGCGGCTGGCCGGCCGGGGCGGCGTGAGCGCATGA
- a CDS encoding flavin reductase family protein, with protein sequence MTSTDRLPLAGPLSGRASAAPHDRGELRGVLGRFATGVTVLSAGRAEPRGMTANSFTSVSLDPALVLVCVLRTAAVHEAILAERAFAVSVLSSGQEKAARHFADRGRPRGTKEFEGLETVPGRCTGAPVLVGAQAWLECELTADYDGGDHSIFLGSVLSIGRTEPDDPLLYFAGGFQRLGA encoded by the coding sequence ATGACCTCCACCGACAGACTGCCGCTCGCCGGACCGCTGTCCGGGCGGGCTTCCGCGGCCCCGCACGACCGGGGCGAACTGCGCGGCGTGCTCGGCCGCTTCGCGACGGGGGTGACCGTCCTGTCCGCCGGGCGGGCGGAGCCCCGGGGCATGACCGCCAACTCCTTCACCTCGGTGTCGCTGGACCCGGCGCTGGTACTGGTCTGCGTGCTGCGCACGGCCGCGGTCCACGAGGCGATCCTGGCCGAGCGGGCCTTCGCCGTCTCGGTCCTGTCGAGCGGGCAGGAGAAGGCGGCCCGGCACTTCGCCGACCGTGGCCGGCCGCGCGGCACGAAGGAGTTCGAGGGCCTGGAGACGGTGCCGGGCCGGTGCACCGGCGCGCCCGTCCTGGTGGGTGCGCAGGCGTGGCTGGAGTGCGAGCTGACCGCCGACTACGACGGTGGCGACCACTCGATCTTCCTCGGCTCGGTGCTGTCGATCGGGCGGACGGAGCCGGACGATCCCCTGCTCTACTTCGCCGGCGGCTTCCAGCGTCTGGGGGCCTGA